The Persephonella sp. IF05-L8 genome contains a region encoding:
- a CDS encoding lytic transglycosylase domain-containing protein, with the protein MKKIGQYYLFAGMILAILFSSCSSKKPTTKTYIIPKKDKTYVIIKKEDQTRVKVIKNSENTPVPKEPVVIKSDEAVHIDKEDEGILYEEFINLGLRVPKYSDIEEYLYFYGVKNRAWTEAALNRANLYMPMIKSVFRQYGLPEELAYLPVVESGYDPFATSYSGAAGIWQFIKTTGRRFGLRINRYVDERRDPYKSTVAAAKYLKHLYGIFKRWDLVLAAYNCGEGCVLRRMEHPLNNFWEIKYDLPDQTQKYVPKFLAVVLIAKNPEKYGIKIRKTNVYYVKTQKTPITASLNYIARNLRIDYKLLKKYNAHFRRNVAVRGYNLNIPYKTLAQKRLFLKRVSYIKKKRYRYHRVKKGDTLYRISKKYGVSIEKIKKLNKIKGSLIKPGMVLKIPLKEVSYRR; encoded by the coding sequence ATGAAAAAAATCGGCCAGTATTATCTTTTTGCAGGGATGATACTGGCCATTTTATTTTCATCCTGTAGTTCCAAAAAACCAACCACTAAGACCTATATTATTCCCAAAAAAGATAAGACCTATGTAATAATCAAAAAAGAAGACCAGACCCGTGTAAAAGTTATTAAAAATTCTGAAAATACACCAGTTCCCAAAGAACCTGTAGTTATAAAATCCGATGAAGCTGTTCATATAGACAAAGAAGACGAAGGTATTTTATACGAAGAATTTATTAATTTAGGTTTAAGAGTTCCTAAATATTCTGATATTGAAGAATATTTATATTTTTACGGTGTGAAAAATAGGGCATGGACGGAAGCAGCTCTGAATAGAGCAAATCTTTATATGCCAATGATAAAAAGTGTTTTCAGGCAATATGGACTGCCTGAAGAACTGGCGTACCTTCCTGTTGTGGAAAGTGGATATGACCCATTTGCCACTTCGTATTCAGGAGCAGCAGGAATATGGCAATTTATAAAAACAACAGGTAGAAGATTTGGTCTCAGGATAAACAGATATGTAGATGAAAGGAGAGACCCTTATAAATCAACTGTAGCAGCAGCTAAATATCTAAAACATTTATATGGAATTTTTAAAAGATGGGATTTAGTCCTTGCTGCCTATAATTGTGGTGAAGGATGTGTCCTACGGAGAATGGAACATCCTCTTAATAATTTCTGGGAGATAAAATACGACCTTCCCGACCAGACACAAAAATATGTTCCTAAATTTCTGGCTGTTGTATTGATTGCCAAAAATCCCGAAAAATATGGCATTAAAATAAGAAAAACAAATGTATACTATGTTAAAACCCAGAAAACGCCAATTACAGCATCCCTTAACTATATTGCCAGAAATCTCAGAATAGATTATAAACTGCTGAAAAAATACAATGCACATTTTAGAAGGAACGTTGCAGTAAGAGGATATAATCTCAATATTCCATACAAGACCCTTGCACAGAAAAGATTATTTTTAAAACGGGTTAGTTATATTAAAAAGAAAAGATATAGATACCATAGAGTAAAAAAAGGGGATACCCTCTACAGAATTTCAAAAAAATATGGAGTTTCCATTGAAAAAATCAAAAAATTAAATAAAATAAAGGGAAGCCTAATAAAACCAGGAATGGTTTTAAAAATACCTTTAAAAGAGGTTTCATATCGTAGATGA
- a CDS encoding deoxyribonuclease IV, whose amino-acid sequence MVKIGTHVSSAKSLDLVFDRGKEVGADTIQFFVSSPRSWAWKERTEEEKALFLQKREETGIQPVVVHSSYLFNLASVDENLRKKSINGVINELRLCEELKIDYYVIHAGKAKGQPEEQAIQNIIDSLKVVFSEVELKNTTFLFETLAGQKGEIGKTTDEIVALMEPFSDIKTGVCLDTCHLYSAGYKINEEDEFLKYKEELKEKVGLEKVKVIHCNDSKTPFNSRRDRHEHIGEGSIGLKGFELFLNDEYFKNLPFILETPKEGDWDLINMERLKNLIKAPVAQ is encoded by the coding sequence ATGGTAAAAATCGGAACTCATGTATCATCTGCAAAATCTCTGGATTTGGTTTTTGATAGAGGTAAAGAGGTGGGAGCAGATACAATACAATTTTTTGTATCCTCCCCACGTTCATGGGCTTGGAAAGAAAGAACAGAAGAAGAGAAAGCTTTGTTTTTGCAAAAAAGAGAGGAAACAGGTATACAGCCTGTTGTAGTTCATTCATCTTACCTATTTAATCTTGCCTCTGTAGATGAAAATCTTAGAAAAAAATCCATTAACGGTGTGATAAATGAATTAAGACTATGTGAAGAACTAAAAATAGATTACTATGTAATTCACGCAGGTAAGGCAAAAGGACAACCTGAAGAACAAGCTATACAAAATATAATAGATAGTCTAAAGGTAGTATTTTCAGAAGTTGAGCTTAAAAATACCACTTTTCTCTTTGAAACCCTTGCTGGCCAGAAAGGTGAAATAGGAAAAACAACAGATGAGATAGTAGCACTTATGGAACCTTTTTCCGATATCAAAACCGGTGTATGTCTGGATACATGCCACCTTTACTCAGCAGGATACAAAATAAATGAAGAGGATGAATTCCTTAAATACAAAGAAGAGCTAAAAGAAAAAGTCGGACTTGAAAAAGTAAAAGTAATTCACTGTAATGATTCCAAAACACCTTTTAACTCCCGTAGAGATAGACATGAACACATTGGAGAAGGCTCTATTGGTTTAAAAGGATTTGAATTATTCCTAAATGATGAATATTTTAAAAATCTTCCATTTATACTGGAAACACCGAAAGAAGGAGATTGGGATTTAATAAATATGGAAAGATTAAAAAATCTTATAAAAGCGCCCGTAGCTCAGTAG
- the argB gene encoding acetylglutamate kinase, translating to MERLVEKAETLMEALPFITKFRGKTFVIKYGGNAMAKADLKAAFAQDILMLKYIGINPVIVHGGGPQIGEVLKRMGLESKFVGGLRVTDRETMEVVEMVLGGLVNKNIVMLINRYAGGHIRAVGLTGKDGGLIRAKKLDAEEYFRQMGDFRPTELIDLGHVGEVDFVDVQILKHLEEDNYIPVIAPIGFDTQGNAYNINADFVAAAVAGALKAEKVIFLTDIEGLKDENGQTISSINIEKINQMIEEGTIKGGMIPKVKACINALQQGVKKAHILDGRIPHCVLLEIFTSEGIGTEIVV from the coding sequence ATGGAAAGGCTTGTTGAAAAAGCAGAAACATTAATGGAAGCCCTACCATTTATTACAAAATTTAGAGGAAAAACATTTGTTATAAAATACGGCGGAAATGCAATGGCAAAGGCAGACCTGAAGGCTGCTTTTGCCCAGGATATATTGATGCTTAAGTATATTGGGATAAATCCTGTAATTGTTCACGGAGGAGGTCCCCAGATAGGAGAAGTCCTGAAAAGAATGGGACTTGAATCAAAATTTGTCGGAGGATTAAGAGTTACTGATAGAGAAACAATGGAAGTTGTTGAAATGGTTTTAGGGGGACTTGTTAATAAAAATATTGTAATGCTTATAAATAGATATGCAGGTGGACATATAAGAGCTGTGGGTCTCACAGGAAAAGATGGTGGACTTATAAGAGCTAAAAAATTAGATGCAGAAGAATATTTCAGGCAGATGGGAGATTTCAGGCCTACAGAGCTGATAGACCTTGGACATGTAGGAGAGGTGGATTTTGTTGATGTCCAGATTTTAAAGCATCTTGAAGAGGATAACTACATACCTGTTATAGCACCTATTGGATTTGATACTCAAGGAAATGCCTATAATATAAATGCTGATTTTGTTGCAGCAGCAGTTGCAGGGGCATTAAAAGCAGAAAAGGTGATATTTTTGACAGATATAGAAGGCTTAAAAGACGAAAACGGCCAGACAATCTCTTCAATAAATATTGAAAAAATAAATCAAATGATAGAAGAAGGAACAATAAAAGGGGGAATGATACCCAAGGTAAAAGCTTGTATAAATGCCTTACAACAGGGTGTTAAGAAAGCTCATATCCTTGACGGCAGAATTCCACACTGCGTTCTTCTTGAAATTTTCACCTCAGAAGGAATTGGAACAGAGATAGTGGTTTAA
- the accC gene encoding acetyl-CoA carboxylase biotin carboxylase subunit — protein MLKLNNIKRILIANRGEIAVRAIRAIRELGGESIAIYSEADKNSMHVKLADYAICIGKAPSDKSYLNIPAILSAIEISYADAVYPGYGFLAENPNFAALLERANIKFIGPRSETIRLTGDKAEARKAAQEADVPIIPGSPPVNTLKEALEVADEIGYPILLKAAAGGGGRGMRVVHSPQELSRLLPVAQREAEANFGDSRVYIEKFILNPKHIEIQILADEYGNVVYIGDRECSIQRRHQKLLEESPSPFITPEVRKKMGEAAVRFAKHVGFTGAGTVEFIVDKDMNFYFIEMNGRIQVEHPVSEMTSGIDLVAWQMLVADGKKLSFSQDDIKQQGHAIEFRINAEDPETFTPNPGTIEELYLPGGFGVRVDTHIYKGYKIPPYYDSLIAKIIVYGKDREEAIIRGKRALKELVVDGIKTTRDFHLKILEDEDFLSGRYTTALVDKKYLGIKE, from the coding sequence TTGTTAAAACTAAACAATATAAAAAGAATTCTTATAGCGAATAGAGGGGAAATTGCAGTTAGAGCTATAAGAGCAATAAGAGAGTTAGGCGGTGAGAGTATAGCCATCTACTCGGAAGCAGACAAAAATTCTATGCATGTCAAACTGGCAGATTATGCGATATGTATAGGGAAAGCCCCTTCAGATAAAAGTTATCTAAATATTCCTGCTATTTTATCTGCAATAGAAATATCCTATGCTGATGCTGTTTATCCAGGATATGGTTTCCTTGCTGAAAATCCAAATTTTGCAGCGTTATTAGAAAGAGCAAACATAAAATTTATAGGTCCCCGTTCAGAAACTATTCGTTTAACAGGGGATAAAGCAGAAGCCAGAAAAGCAGCTCAAGAAGCAGATGTTCCTATAATTCCCGGAAGTCCTCCTGTTAATACTTTAAAAGAGGCCCTTGAAGTTGCTGATGAGATAGGATATCCGATTTTATTAAAAGCAGCTGCCGGTGGTGGTGGCCGTGGAATGAGAGTAGTTCATTCTCCACAAGAGCTGTCCCGACTATTGCCTGTTGCCCAGAGAGAAGCAGAAGCAAATTTTGGAGACAGTAGAGTTTATATAGAAAAATTTATTCTCAATCCAAAACATATAGAAATTCAAATTCTTGCAGATGAGTATGGAAATGTTGTTTATATAGGGGATAGGGAGTGTTCTATTCAGAGAAGGCATCAGAAACTTTTGGAAGAATCACCATCACCTTTTATAACCCCGGAAGTTCGTAAAAAAATGGGAGAGGCTGCAGTCAGATTTGCAAAACATGTTGGATTTACAGGTGCTGGAACTGTTGAGTTTATAGTTGATAAGGATATGAATTTTTATTTCATAGAAATGAATGGTCGTATTCAGGTTGAACATCCTGTTTCTGAAATGACATCAGGCATAGACCTTGTTGCATGGCAGATGCTTGTAGCAGATGGTAAGAAACTTTCTTTTTCACAGGATGATATAAAACAGCAAGGTCATGCAATAGAGTTTAGAATTAATGCTGAAGACCCAGAAACTTTTACTCCAAATCCTGGGACTATTGAAGAGTTATACCTGCCAGGTGGTTTTGGAGTAAGAGTGGATACACATATATACAAAGGATATAAAATCCCTCCTTACTACGATTCTTTAATTGCAAAAATCATTGTTTATGGCAAAGACAGGGAAGAAGCCATAATAAGAGGAAAAAGAGCATTAAAAGAGCTTGTAGTAGATGGTATAAAAACCACCAGAGATTTCCATCTTAAAATCTTAGAAGATGAAGATTTCCTTTCAGGAAGATACACAACGGCTCTTGTTGATAAAAAATATTTGGGAATTAAGGAATGA
- a CDS encoding ATPase, T2SS/T4P/T4SS family, whose translation MGDIDFRSRRKLTFLRLMVSQGIVPAEKVRDNPNIENKDFTDILIYLVENNIADEQKIKEFFVNFLNLKPFDPNMHIDVDETITSNITYSYMLKKKFVPVFYDKDKNQLSIAAFNPIDKEIIHYLKFLGIKNIEILVATYSEINSLLQNLGSVAPPDEVIDNIGFDVEIEEEYSREEEIDVSETVAEAEEAPIVKASRLFIVNAVRQGASDIHIEPFEKELRVRYRIDGILRTVQKLPVSIKDAIVARYKIMANLDIAEKRLPQDGRIRVRIDKKPIDLRVSIIPTVYGEKVVMRIQDAQSYLGLKLEDLGFEPDDLEKIRKAIYSPWGMVLVTGPTGSGKTTTLYTALMERNTDDVNISTAEDPVEVSIPGINQVQIKEHIGLTFAEALRSFLRQDPDIILVGEIRDRETAEISIKAALTGHLVFSTLHTNDAPSSITRLIDIGVENFLVGTAVNMIIAQRLVRKLCDYCKQPANYPKEFWTGLGLSEKDVEEGTFFVHKPGGCERCNKTGYKGRTAVHEILEIDDNIRKAILSGANATQLKELAIKNGMRTLYQNALLKVKRGITDIAEVERVLVK comes from the coding sequence ATGGGAGATATAGATTTTAGAAGTAGAAGAAAGTTAACTTTTCTTCGTTTAATGGTATCCCAGGGTATAGTTCCTGCAGAAAAAGTCCGAGATAACCCAAACATAGAAAATAAAGATTTCACCGACATATTAATCTACCTTGTAGAAAATAACATAGCAGACGAACAAAAAATAAAAGAATTCTTCGTCAATTTTTTGAATTTAAAACCATTTGACCCTAATATGCACATAGATGTTGATGAAACCATAACATCTAATATTACTTACAGTTATATGCTTAAGAAAAAATTTGTCCCTGTTTTTTACGATAAAGACAAAAATCAGCTTTCAATAGCTGCCTTTAATCCAATAGATAAGGAAATAATACACTATCTTAAATTCTTAGGAATTAAGAATATAGAAATTCTTGTTGCTACATATTCTGAAATAAATTCTCTTTTACAAAACTTAGGAAGTGTTGCTCCTCCAGATGAAGTAATTGATAATATTGGATTTGACGTTGAAATCGAAGAAGAATATTCACGGGAAGAAGAAATAGATGTCAGTGAAACAGTAGCAGAAGCTGAAGAAGCACCTATCGTAAAAGCGTCCAGATTATTTATAGTTAATGCTGTGAGACAAGGAGCTTCAGATATTCATATAGAACCTTTTGAAAAAGAACTTAGGGTAAGATATAGGATTGATGGCATCCTGAGAACTGTTCAAAAATTACCTGTCAGTATAAAAGATGCTATAGTTGCCCGATACAAAATTATGGCAAATCTTGACATTGCAGAGAAAAGGCTACCACAAGATGGAAGAATTAGAGTAAGAATTGATAAAAAGCCAATTGATTTAAGGGTTTCTATTATCCCCACCGTTTACGGTGAAAAGGTTGTTATGCGTATTCAGGATGCCCAGTCTTATCTTGGGCTTAAGTTAGAAGACCTTGGTTTTGAGCCGGATGACCTTGAGAAAATAAGAAAAGCTATCTATAGCCCTTGGGGAATGGTTCTGGTTACAGGGCCTACAGGTTCTGGTAAAACGACAACCTTATACACTGCATTAATGGAAAGAAACACGGATGACGTAAATATATCCACCGCAGAAGACCCTGTAGAAGTATCCATTCCAGGAATTAATCAGGTTCAGATAAAAGAACATATAGGACTTACTTTTGCAGAAGCTTTGAGGTCTTTTCTTAGACAAGACCCAGATATTATACTGGTAGGTGAGATAAGGGATAGAGAAACGGCTGAAATATCAATTAAAGCAGCATTAACAGGTCACCTTGTATTTTCCACTTTACATACAAATGATGCTCCATCCTCTATAACAAGGTTGATAGATATAGGGGTTGAAAATTTTCTTGTTGGAACAGCTGTAAATATGATAATTGCCCAGAGGCTTGTAAGAAAACTATGTGATTATTGTAAACAACCTGCTAACTATCCTAAAGAATTCTGGACAGGTTTAGGCTTGTCGGAAAAAGATGTTGAAGAAGGAACATTTTTTGTCCATAAACCAGGCGGTTGTGAACGCTGTAATAAAACTGGTTATAAAGGTAGAACTGCAGTTCATGAGATACTGGAAATTGACGATAATATCAGAAAAGCGATTTTATCTGGAGCAAATGCAACACAGCTTAAGGAACTTGCGATTAAAAATGGAATGAGAACCTTATATCAGAATGCTCTTCTAAAAGTTAAAAGGGGAATTACAGATATAGCAGAAGTAGAAAGGGTT
- a CDS encoding MBL fold metallo-hydrolase translates to MIKILTVGPLEENTIIIADEFTGEAAIIDPGAEGKKVEKELEKYKLRYILATHGHLDHVGQVGYLKSKYNVPFLMNEKDTFLINNDIFPGFAQMVGAVQCPEPDKTLKEGDVISFGKFSLKVLETPGHTPGSICFYDEKNGFIITGDTLFKGSIGRTDLPGGNPEDMVKSLEKLKQLPDDIKVYPGHGEPTTIGTEKKINPYITGIFRVKTW, encoded by the coding sequence ATGATAAAAATCTTAACTGTTGGTCCCCTTGAGGAAAATACAATAATTATTGCTGATGAATTCACAGGAGAAGCTGCTATTATAGACCCTGGAGCTGAAGGGAAAAAAGTAGAAAAAGAGCTTGAAAAATACAAACTCAGATATATACTTGCTACCCATGGACATTTAGACCATGTAGGTCAGGTAGGATATTTGAAGAGCAAGTATAATGTTCCTTTTTTAATGAATGAAAAAGATACTTTTTTAATCAATAATGATATCTTTCCAGGTTTTGCTCAGATGGTAGGAGCAGTTCAATGCCCTGAACCTGACAAAACCCTGAAAGAAGGGGATGTTATTTCTTTTGGTAAATTTTCCCTGAAAGTTTTAGAAACTCCTGGACATACACCGGGAAGTATATGTTTTTACGATGAAAAAAACGGATTTATAATTACAGGAGATACTCTCTTTAAAGGTAGTATAGGTAGAACAGACCTGCCTGGTGGAAATCCAGAAGATATGGTCAAATCCCTTGAGAAATTAAAACAATTGCCGGATGATATAAAAGTTTATCCTGGACATGGTGAACCAACCACTATAGGTACAGAGAAAAAGATAAATCCGTATATAACAGGAATATTCAGGGTTAAAACATGGTAA
- the panD gene encoding aspartate 1-decarboxylase: MRRTVLKSKIHRITITGADLHYEGSLTLDEAIMEAANLVPFEKVEVFNINNGNRFSTYVIPGARYSGECILNGAAARLGHSGDLIIIVSYADVEDNELKDFKVNLVYIDDENNIKEHKVAGVFSEEAKEIALRNKNLIKD; encoded by the coding sequence ATGAGAAGAACAGTTTTAAAATCAAAAATACATAGGATTACAATTACAGGAGCAGACCTTCATTATGAAGGTTCTTTGACCCTTGATGAAGCTATAATGGAAGCTGCCAACCTTGTTCCATTTGAAAAGGTTGAAGTATTCAATATTAACAACGGAAATAGATTTTCCACTTATGTTATTCCAGGAGCAAGATACAGCGGAGAATGTATTCTCAACGGAGCAGCAGCAAGACTGGGACACTCAGGAGACCTTATAATAATTGTTTCCTATGCAGATGTGGAAGATAATGAACTTAAAGACTTCAAGGTAAACTTAGTTTACATTGATGACGAAAATAATATAAAAGAGCATAAAGTAGCCGGAGTTTTTTCCGAAGAAGCAAAGGAAATAGCTCTTAGGAATAAAAATCTGATAAAGGATTAA
- a CDS encoding polyprenyl synthetase family protein produces MVEKKELEKIEEYLSEYMDSDVEFLLKIGNYILSSGGKRLRPVLVLTFAKLLRGYNEERDYPLAVAMEYLHTASLLHDDVVDGADTRRGKKSANRVFGNDTVVLTGDYMYANALYLFSIYGDIDMIKNVSDSVKKMAEGQLLELKKIGDMDVTLDEYFRILEGKTAVLFGSCCYVGAALGGAPQEQKDRAYNYGLNIGLAFQLIDDYLDYTSTEEKLGKPVCNDLREGKITYPLLSVMDKLTEKEKELVKKVIRDLSPSKEDIDRVKSIVEEKGGMTNTIEKARELVNNAITQLETFPQNEYLKKLEELAKFIVEREF; encoded by the coding sequence ATGGTAGAGAAAAAAGAGCTTGAAAAGATTGAAGAATACCTTTCAGAGTATATGGATTCTGATGTTGAATTTTTATTAAAAATAGGGAATTACATACTTTCCAGCGGTGGAAAAAGGCTAAGACCTGTTTTAGTCCTTACATTTGCAAAACTACTTAGAGGTTATAACGAAGAAAGGGATTATCCCCTTGCAGTTGCTATGGAATATCTTCACACAGCATCTTTGCTCCATGATGATGTTGTGGATGGAGCAGACACAAGAAGGGGAAAAAAATCAGCAAATAGGGTGTTTGGAAATGATACTGTAGTGCTAACAGGGGATTATATGTATGCAAATGCCCTTTATCTTTTTTCTATTTACGGTGATATAGATATGATTAAAAATGTATCAGATAGCGTTAAAAAAATGGCAGAAGGCCAGCTATTGGAATTGAAAAAAATAGGAGATATGGATGTTACTCTTGATGAGTATTTTAGAATACTGGAAGGCAAAACAGCTGTTTTATTCGGTAGTTGCTGTTATGTGGGAGCCGCTTTAGGTGGTGCCCCACAGGAACAAAAGGATAGAGCTTATAACTATGGGTTAAATATAGGTCTGGCATTTCAGTTAATAGATGATTATCTTGATTACACCTCAACTGAGGAAAAATTAGGAAAACCTGTCTGTAATGACCTTAGAGAAGGAAAAATCACATATCCCCTTTTATCTGTGATGGATAAGCTTACAGAGAAAGAAAAAGAATTAGTCAAAAAAGTAATAAGAGACCTTAGTCCATCCAAAGAAGATATAGACAGAGTAAAATCCATAGTAGAAGAAAAAGGCGGTATGACAAATACCATAGAAAAAGCCAGAGAACTTGTAAATAATGCTATTACACAGCTTGAAACTTTCCCACAGAATGAATATCTTAAAAAACTGGAAGAACTTGCAAAATTTATTGTAGAGAGGGAATTTTGA
- the ispG gene encoding flavodoxin-dependent (E)-4-hydroxy-3-methylbut-2-enyl-diphosphate synthase gives MINRRKTRPVYVGDVKIGGDAPVIVQSMTDTKTHDIEATLNQINRLYEAGCEIIRVAAPTEKDAEALPEIVKRSPIPVIADIHFSPRIAFLALESGIHGIRLNPGNINDKGKIKEILQECKKKNIAVRLGVNSGSLEERLLEKYGYPSGEALAESALYWSEFFESVGFTNFKVSIKGSDVLQNIQANKIFAEKTDIPLHIGITEAGPAGKGSIKSAVGLGILLYMGIGDTIRVSLTADPVEEVKVAYQILQSLGLRRKGIEIISCPTCGRIEVNLPEVVKKVEEKLEGEDLPIKVAIMGCVVNAIGEAREADIGLACGNKSAILFKKGQPLKRVSEEEMVDQLLEEIQKMKEEENGRA, from the coding sequence ATGATAAACAGGAGGAAAACAAGGCCTGTATATGTAGGTGATGTTAAAATCGGTGGAGATGCTCCTGTTATAGTCCAATCAATGACTGACACCAAAACCCATGATATAGAAGCTACCCTTAATCAGATAAATCGTTTATATGAGGCAGGTTGTGAAATAATTAGAGTGGCGGCACCTACAGAAAAAGATGCAGAGGCACTTCCCGAAATAGTAAAAAGAAGCCCAATTCCTGTAATTGCAGATATTCACTTTTCACCAAGAATAGCATTTTTAGCTTTAGAAAGTGGAATACACGGAATAAGGCTCAATCCAGGAAACATCAATGATAAAGGCAAAATAAAAGAAATACTTCAGGAATGCAAAAAGAAAAATATAGCCGTTAGACTTGGGGTTAATTCTGGTTCTCTGGAGGAAAGATTACTTGAAAAATATGGATATCCTTCCGGAGAAGCCCTTGCAGAAAGTGCATTATACTGGTCAGAATTTTTTGAAAGTGTAGGTTTTACAAATTTCAAAGTATCAATAAAAGGCTCTGATGTTCTTCAAAATATTCAGGCTAATAAAATATTTGCAGAAAAAACAGATATTCCTTTGCATATTGGTATAACAGAAGCAGGACCAGCAGGTAAAGGCTCAATAAAATCTGCAGTAGGACTGGGAATTCTGCTTTATATGGGAATAGGAGATACAATCAGAGTTTCCCTAACAGCAGACCCGGTTGAAGAGGTAAAGGTTGCTTATCAGATACTTCAGTCTTTAGGACTTAGAAGAAAAGGGATAGAAATCATTTCCTGTCCAACATGTGGAAGAATAGAGGTTAATCTTCCTGAAGTTGTCAAAAAAGTTGAAGAAAAGCTTGAAGGTGAAGACTTACCCATAAAAGTTGCAATAATGGGCTGTGTTGTAAACGCAATAGGAGAAGCAAGGGAAGCAGACATCGGACTTGCCTGTGGAAACAAATCGGCAATTCTTTTTAAGAAAGGGCAGCCCTTAAAAAGAGTTTCAGAAGAAGAAATGGTTGACCAGTTGCTTGAAGAAATCCAGAAGATGAAAGAGGAAGAAAATGGAAGAGCTTAA